From one Paenibacillus sp. FSL K6-1330 genomic stretch:
- a CDS encoding B12-binding domain-containing radical SAM protein, whose protein sequence is MKVILSTLNAKYIHTSLAIRCLKAYSEKDFDIELTEYTIKDPVMNIVSDLFQRKPDVIGFSCYIWNIEETIKVIDIVKKIMPEVTIILGGPEVSYDTEYWMKRLHNVDFIVMGEGEETFHHLLQTIEGDRKYHFVYGVAYRKQDEIIVNPGRPKSILAELPSPHRFPEDIPHLGKRVVYFETSRGCPFSCQFCLSSIEVGVRYYDIERTKADILYLIENGAKLIKFVDRTFNIKRDYALEMFEFLIENHGGCVFQFEITADIMRPEVLDYLAKNAPPGIFRFEIGVQSTNDPTNELVKRRQNFTKLSRTVTMIKDSRKIDQHLDLIAGLPEEDYDTFRKTFNDVFALGPEELQLGFLKMLRGTGLRIDADKYNYTYMDHAPYEILGSDVLPFSDIVRLKRLEDVLEKYWNAHRMDHTLNYLMKHEFTSPFDFFQEFGDYWEGQGWQKIGHQLEDLFTRLTAFLEDRKTPHMNVVSGLMKFDYFLGHKYKPRKIWWDHTQDKAQWTANVRKIVEEPAALSDGFANLGITERDLQKHAMIEVLPFNLSDAIQGGTGFPDNADHATMLLVLYQQNETGQPQYYTMPVELAQQA, encoded by the coding sequence ATGAAAGTCATACTATCAACCTTGAATGCCAAGTACATTCATACCTCCTTGGCCATTCGCTGCCTGAAGGCATACAGCGAGAAGGATTTCGATATCGAATTGACGGAGTACACGATTAAGGACCCCGTGATGAATATCGTCTCCGACCTGTTCCAGCGCAAGCCGGATGTGATCGGATTCTCTTGTTATATATGGAATATTGAAGAAACGATTAAAGTGATCGATATCGTGAAGAAGATTATGCCGGAGGTCACGATCATACTGGGCGGACCTGAAGTATCCTACGATACCGAATATTGGATGAAACGGCTGCACAATGTCGACTTTATCGTCATGGGAGAAGGCGAGGAGACCTTCCACCATTTGCTGCAAACGATTGAAGGGGACCGGAAGTATCATTTCGTCTATGGCGTGGCTTACCGCAAGCAGGACGAAATTATTGTGAATCCTGGAAGACCGAAGAGCATTCTGGCGGAGCTGCCTTCCCCGCATCGTTTTCCGGAGGATATTCCGCATCTCGGGAAGCGGGTTGTCTATTTTGAGACCAGCCGGGGCTGTCCCTTCAGCTGCCAGTTCTGCCTGTCGAGCATTGAGGTGGGGGTTCGCTATTACGATATTGAACGGACCAAGGCGGATATTCTGTACCTGATCGAGAACGGAGCGAAATTGATCAAGTTTGTAGACCGGACCTTTAACATTAAGCGGGATTACGCGCTTGAAATGTTCGAGTTTCTGATTGAGAACCATGGCGGCTGCGTATTCCAGTTTGAGATCACGGCAGATATCATGCGTCCCGAAGTGCTGGATTATTTGGCGAAAAATGCGCCTCCTGGCATTTTCCGGTTTGAAATTGGAGTGCAGTCGACCAACGATCCGACAAATGAGCTGGTGAAGCGTCGCCAGAATTTTACCAAGCTGTCACGCACGGTGACAATGATCAAGGACAGCCGCAAGATCGACCAGCATTTGGATTTGATCGCAGGTCTTCCGGAAGAGGATTACGATACGTTCCGCAAAACGTTTAACGACGTATTTGCGCTTGGACCGGAGGAGCTGCAGTTAGGCTTCCTGAAGATGCTGCGGGGAACCGGGCTGCGGATCGATGCGGACAAGTACAACTACACTTATATGGATCATGCTCCGTATGAGATTCTGGGCAGCGACGTGCTTCCGTTCTCGGATATCGTTCGATTGAAGAGACTGGAGGATGTGCTGGAGAAGTATTGGAATGCGCACCGGATGGACCATACCCTGAATTATTTGATGAAGCATGAATTTACGTCGCCGTTTGATTTCTTCCAAGAGTTTGGCGACTACTGGGAAGGACAGGGCTGGCAAAAAATCGGCCATCAGCTTGAGGACCTGTTCACGCGTTTAACGGCTTTCCTTGAAGATCGGAAGACCCCGCATATGAACGTTGTCTCCGGTCTCATGAAGTTTGATTATTTCCTGGGCCATAAATATAAACCGCGGAAAATATGGTGGGATCATACTCAGGATAAAGCGCAGTGGACCGCCAATGTTCGTAAAATCGTTGAGGAACCTGCGGCCCTATCCGACGGTTTTGCCAATCTGGGGATCACGGAGCGCGATCTGCAGAAACATGCGATGATCGAGGTGCTGCCATTTAACCTCAGCGATGCCATCCAGGGTGGCACCGGATTCCCGGATAACGCGGACCATGCAACGATGCTGCTGGTATTGTACCAGCAGAACGAAACAGGGCAGCCGCAGTACTACACGATGCCTGTGGAGTTAGCGCAGCAGGCATAG
- the recQ gene encoding DNA helicase RecQ has protein sequence MNVETNDRESMNMDTARGYLQKYYGYPDFREGQKKIVASLLAGQDTLGIMPTGGGKSICYQIPALLCPGLTLVVSPLISLMKDQVDALTTAGVAAAYINSTLSGKEVNERIRAAKRGELKLLYVAPERLELDWFREEMAGLDISIVAVDEAHCVSQWGHDFRTSYLSVAPFVKGLPNRPIVAAFTATATPEVMEDMQRLLRLEQPQVFVTGLGRDNLEMSVLRGENKREFVLDYAASHTHQPGIIYAATRKEVDDLCQRLQAKGLLAGRYHAGMSDAERAESQEAFLYDDIRVIVATNAFGMGIDKSNVRYVIHYNMPKNMESYVQEAGRAGRDGEPSQCILLFSAQDIMTQKFLIEQNPQEGERKQNDYRKLQQMIDYCYTTRCLRSAMLDYFGEEHEDKSCGTCSSCTDDRELVDITVDAQKIFSCIHRMRERFGVSMVASVLKGSRAKKVLEYGFDRLPTYGVMANRTEKEISETINVLISEGFLALTEGQYPVVKLQSEAADVLKGQREVMQRVPRPSKAAGSQRSGSRRDYSPSAVNETVFEQLRLIRRELASKEHVPSYIIFNDATLREMSVVCPQSEDEMLNVKGVGEVKFRKYGRPFLEFFLNGQGTSSDGDDLYDYE, from the coding sequence ATGAATGTGGAAACAAATGATAGAGAATCGATGAATATGGATACAGCACGGGGTTATCTGCAGAAATATTACGGCTATCCTGATTTTCGGGAGGGGCAGAAAAAAATTGTCGCCAGTCTTCTAGCGGGTCAGGACACGCTAGGGATTATGCCGACGGGTGGAGGCAAATCGATCTGTTATCAGATCCCGGCCCTCCTATGTCCGGGTCTGACGTTGGTTGTATCGCCTTTGATCTCCTTAATGAAGGATCAGGTGGATGCACTTACGACAGCGGGTGTGGCCGCTGCCTATATCAACAGCACGCTCAGCGGCAAGGAAGTGAACGAGCGCATACGTGCGGCCAAGCGCGGAGAACTGAAGCTGTTATATGTCGCCCCGGAACGGCTTGAACTGGATTGGTTCCGGGAGGAGATGGCGGGTCTCGATATTTCGATTGTGGCTGTCGATGAAGCTCACTGCGTATCCCAGTGGGGGCATGATTTCCGGACGAGCTATCTCTCGGTGGCTCCTTTTGTTAAAGGACTTCCGAACCGTCCGATTGTAGCGGCCTTTACGGCCACGGCCACGCCTGAAGTGATGGAGGACATGCAGCGCCTGCTTCGACTGGAGCAGCCGCAGGTATTCGTGACGGGCCTTGGACGCGACAATCTGGAGATGTCGGTGCTTCGCGGTGAGAACAAGCGGGAGTTCGTGCTGGACTATGCGGCCTCGCATACCCACCAGCCGGGCATCATCTATGCCGCCACTCGTAAAGAGGTGGATGATTTATGCCAACGCCTTCAAGCCAAGGGGCTCCTTGCGGGTCGATACCATGCCGGCATGAGTGATGCGGAGCGAGCGGAGAGCCAAGAGGCCTTCCTTTATGACGATATTCGCGTTATTGTTGCAACGAACGCATTTGGCATGGGGATCGATAAATCCAACGTCCGGTATGTCATCCATTACAATATGCCGAAAAATATGGAGTCTTACGTGCAGGAAGCGGGTCGTGCCGGGCGTGACGGAGAGCCCAGCCAGTGCATACTGCTGTTCAGCGCCCAGGATATTATGACGCAGAAGTTTCTGATCGAACAGAATCCCCAGGAGGGCGAGCGCAAGCAGAACGACTACCGGAAGCTGCAGCAGATGATTGATTACTGCTACACCACAAGGTGCCTGCGCAGCGCGATGCTGGATTATTTTGGGGAAGAGCACGAAGATAAGTCCTGCGGTACGTGCAGCTCCTGCACGGATGATCGGGAGCTTGTCGATATCACGGTAGATGCGCAGAAAATCTTCTCCTGCATCCACCGGATGCGCGAACGCTTTGGCGTGTCCATGGTCGCTTCCGTGCTGAAGGGCTCAAGGGCCAAAAAAGTACTGGAGTACGGTTTTGATCGTCTTCCAACCTATGGCGTGATGGCGAATCGGACCGAGAAGGAGATATCCGAGACGATCAATGTGCTCATCTCGGAAGGGTTCCTGGCGTTGACGGAAGGCCAATACCCTGTCGTGAAGCTGCAAAGCGAGGCGGCCGATGTGTTAAAAGGTCAGCGCGAAGTCATGCAGCGTGTTCCGCGCCCTTCCAAAGCCGCAGGCAGCCAGCGCAGCGGCAGTCGCCGCGATTATTCGCCGTCAGCCGTCAACGAGACGGTGTTCGAGCAGCTGCGCTTGATTCGGCGTGAGCTGGCAAGCAAAGAGCATGTGCCGTCCTACATCATTTTTAATGACGCAACTTTGCGTGAGATGAGTGTGGTTTGCCCGCAGAGCGAGGATGAGATGCTGAATGTCAAAGGGGTCGGCGAAGTGAAATTCCGTAAATACGGCCGTCCGTTCCTGGAATTCTTCCTGAATGGTCAAGGCACATCGAGTGACGGCGACGACTTGTATGACTATGAATGA
- a CDS encoding AraC family transcriptional regulator has protein sequence MNDAHTEAVNQTIQYMKKHLDEPMTTEQLAGLVGYSPFHFSRVFKRVTGISLRQYLSALRVEAGKIELLQSPSLLVKIGMSIGLASPGTFNTRFKQFVGLSPKKFRTTTESLHRYVNQYEHKPLTWTEEERHALPRIHCRIEAPERFRGMIYVGLFPRPVPDQKPVTGTAVNLKNRTCTLTGIPAGTYYVLAAGIPWSLNPRDYFLLSKSLRGKLEDPVHIDEGTDLAVKITLREPLPYDPPIVVNLPLLLFEKDRNNSAR, from the coding sequence ATGAATGACGCACATACCGAAGCCGTAAATCAAACTATTCAATATATGAAGAAGCATCTGGACGAGCCCATGACTACCGAGCAGCTCGCTGGTCTAGTGGGATATAGTCCCTTCCATTTCTCCAGAGTATTCAAACGAGTAACCGGCATATCGCTCCGGCAATACCTGTCCGCGCTCCGGGTTGAAGCCGGCAAAATCGAGCTCCTTCAAAGTCCTTCCCTGCTCGTGAAAATCGGAATGAGCATCGGTTTGGCAAGTCCCGGCACATTCAATACCCGCTTTAAGCAGTTTGTCGGCCTGTCTCCAAAAAAGTTCCGCACCACCACGGAGTCCCTGCATCGTTACGTGAATCAATATGAGCACAAGCCATTAACCTGGACAGAGGAAGAAAGGCATGCTCTGCCCCGGATTCATTGCCGGATCGAAGCTCCCGAGAGGTTTCGCGGCATGATTTACGTCGGTCTGTTCCCAAGACCCGTACCCGATCAGAAGCCCGTAACCGGTACGGCCGTCAACCTCAAGAACCGGACCTGCACGTTAACCGGCATCCCGGCCGGTACGTATTATGTGCTGGCAGCGGGCATCCCCTGGAGCCTCAATCCGCGGGATTATTTTCTGCTGAGCAAATCCTTGCGAGGCAAGCTGGAGGATCCTGTCCATATCGACGAAGGAACCGATCTCGCCGTGAAGATTACCTTGCGCGAGCCTCTGCCCTATGACCCGCCGATTGTTGTGAATCTGCCTCTGCTCTTGTTTGAGAAGGATCGGAATAACAGCGCAAGGTAG
- a CDS encoding SRPBCC domain-containing protein, with protein sequence MTIIQETVIQADVQLLWRAWTESARITEWFAPAAEIEPKTGGKFELYFNPANRESMCTAGCNILQYDEPRTLVFEWKGPDPFAETMNQGELTVVKVSFWPEQDGCTRITLEHTGWKDTEASLQAREWHVDAWKGMLTSLKSSIESGEGILCCQ encoded by the coding sequence ATGACCATTATTCAAGAAACCGTGATTCAGGCCGATGTGCAGCTCCTCTGGCGAGCATGGACGGAGTCTGCGAGGATAACCGAGTGGTTTGCGCCGGCTGCGGAAATTGAACCGAAGACGGGCGGAAAGTTCGAGCTTTATTTTAACCCCGCCAATCGTGAATCGATGTGCACCGCAGGCTGTAACATTTTGCAGTATGATGAGCCTCGTACCCTCGTGTTTGAGTGGAAAGGACCTGATCCCTTTGCGGAAACGATGAATCAGGGGGAGTTGACCGTGGTCAAGGTGTCTTTTTGGCCTGAACAGGACGGCTGTACAAGAATCACCTTGGAGCATACGGGCTGGAAGGATACCGAAGCGTCGCTGCAAGCCCGGGAATGGCATGTGGATGCATGGAAAGGCATGCTGACCAGCTTAAAATCCAGCATTGAATCCGGTGAAGGCATTCTATGCTGCCAGTAA
- a CDS encoding VOC family protein: MPNLCVLSINVSDMAQATRFYCDILGFEVSKAYDDQITSLKHEGMSLILQKCDRPTKTDYPHEAQVIIGLETADVSAAIANYKSQGVEVIFDTPQPCPPGLYSAIRDPFGNVIELLEFTE, encoded by the coding sequence ATGCCAAATCTTTGTGTTTTATCAATCAATGTCAGCGATATGGCTCAAGCCACGCGATTTTATTGTGACATTCTAGGATTTGAAGTTTCCAAGGCTTATGATGATCAGATCACCAGTTTGAAACATGAGGGCATGTCCCTTATTCTGCAAAAATGCGATCGACCTACGAAAACCGATTACCCGCATGAAGCCCAGGTTATTATCGGACTCGAGACGGCTGATGTAAGCGCAGCGATCGCGAACTACAAATCGCAGGGCGTGGAGGTCATCTTTGATACCCCGCAGCCGTGCCCTCCCGGTCTATACAGCGCGATCCGGGACCCTTTTGGCAATGTGATCGAACTGCTGGAGTTCACGGAGTAA
- the speD gene encoding adenosylmethionine decarboxylase, which yields MDMTPEQRVTLHGFNNLTKSLSFNMYDVCYTKTREEREAYLEYIDEQYNADRLTKILSHVAEIIGAHVLNIAKQDYIPQGASVTVLVSEGPVVEVPEESYDESPGPLPDNVILQLDKSHITVHTYPEFHPDEGISTFRADIDVSTCGEISPLKALNYLIHSFDTDIMTIDYKIRGFTRDIHGHKLFIDHEISSIQNYIPDEAKDLFDMIDVNVYKENIFHTKCKLKQFDLDNYLFGYTKDKLSDAEQQEITERIKLEMDEIYYGKNMDRSY from the coding sequence ATGGATATGACACCAGAACAACGCGTTACCCTGCATGGGTTCAACAACTTGACGAAATCGCTCAGCTTTAATATGTACGATGTCTGCTATACGAAGACCCGAGAAGAACGGGAAGCATACTTGGAATATATTGATGAACAATATAACGCAGATCGACTCACGAAAATATTGAGCCATGTGGCCGAAATCATCGGAGCGCATGTCCTGAACATTGCCAAGCAGGATTATATCCCGCAAGGCGCCAGCGTAACAGTGCTTGTATCCGAGGGTCCTGTCGTGGAGGTTCCGGAGGAATCCTATGACGAATCGCCGGGGCCGCTTCCGGATAACGTCATCCTGCAGCTCGACAAGAGCCACATTACCGTTCATACGTATCCGGAATTCCATCCGGATGAGGGAATCAGCACCTTCCGGGCCGATATCGACGTGTCAACCTGCGGGGAGATTTCACCGCTTAAAGCCCTAAATTACCTGATCCACTCTTTTGATACGGATATTATGACGATCGACTATAAAATTCGGGGCTTCACTAGGGACATTCACGGACACAAGCTGTTTATCGACCATGAGATCAGCTCCATTCAGAACTATATTCCGGACGAAGCCAAGGATCTGTTCGATATGATTGACGTCAACGTATACAAGGAAAACATTTTCCACACGAAGTGCAAGCTGAAGCAGTTTGACCTGGACAATTATCTGTTCGGTTACACGAAGGATAAGTTGTCCGATGCCGAGCAGCAGGAAATCACCGAGCGCATCAAACTGGAGATGGACGAAATTTATTACGGTAAAAACATGGACCGCAGTTACTGA
- a CDS encoding hybrid sensor histidine kinase/response regulator transcription factor, with amino-acid sequence MFDIVKQWKWYDWAMLFIRMMGCISLIITCIEFRNQFTAALWIVVMWELAAFSIPWLCLLLNHKAYLITEILLSGGIAVYLTSLFPGAYLSFIIPAFLMAANSYGTTYRWTGPLAAILVPILIKLYAPSTDLILMIEHVAFAFALGFAFHLLMANYSQNEIIRTHNTILEQYLSQIERVTLLEERERVSKELHDTMGHTYTAVIMGLETLRSTETDVAAQRKLSNLLELTRRSLDEVRGYLHELDSPQEQLPLVQSLRQVTEDFERNTGVKVGLRVLGEEYPVSRQAKMTFYRCLQESLTNSVRHGNATRVDAVLQFELQQTRLEILDNGSGSVQIQEGFGLSAMKERAYRLQGQVSVYSTPEAGTVVTCSLPRISEPADEVIRLLLVDNEPFIRESLGIILESEKDLEVVGCAEHGEHALDLCEKLNPQLVLMDLEMPVLDGITATKLIKQRWPLVKVIIFTTFEQRGKAAEVMRSGADGYLLKSMKPRELAENIRIVYRGGTLMNPAISAKLFDGEVGVFMKEEDGTASVMEVDPGSSPLLKSYDLTPREIEVLKYLSQGLRYKAIAMKLYLSDGTVRNYASTLYAKLGVRNRDEAIEVANQAGLL; translated from the coding sequence TTGTTTGATATAGTGAAACAATGGAAGTGGTACGACTGGGCGATGCTCTTTATTCGCATGATGGGCTGCATCTCCCTGATCATCACATGTATAGAGTTCAGGAACCAGTTTACCGCAGCGTTATGGATCGTCGTCATGTGGGAATTGGCAGCCTTCTCGATACCCTGGTTGTGTCTGCTTCTGAATCATAAAGCATATTTGATCACCGAGATTTTATTATCAGGCGGAATCGCCGTTTATTTGACTTCCTTATTCCCGGGGGCCTACTTGTCGTTTATCATTCCGGCTTTTCTGATGGCTGCGAACAGCTATGGAACGACGTACAGATGGACAGGCCCCCTTGCGGCTATCTTGGTTCCAATACTGATCAAGCTGTATGCCCCGTCAACGGATTTGATACTGATGATAGAGCATGTTGCTTTTGCGTTTGCATTAGGATTTGCCTTTCATCTGTTGATGGCCAACTACAGCCAGAACGAAATAATTCGGACACATAATACGATATTGGAGCAGTATTTATCTCAAATCGAACGGGTCACGCTGTTGGAAGAACGGGAACGCGTGTCCAAGGAACTGCATGATACCATGGGCCATACGTATACGGCGGTCATCATGGGCTTGGAAACGCTTCGTTCTACGGAAACGGATGTAGCAGCTCAGCGCAAGCTGTCCAATCTGCTGGAACTGACGCGGAGAAGCCTGGATGAGGTCAGAGGGTATTTGCATGAGCTGGATTCACCGCAAGAGCAGCTTCCCTTGGTGCAGTCACTGAGACAGGTGACAGAGGATTTCGAGCGCAATACCGGGGTAAAGGTAGGACTTAGAGTGCTTGGTGAAGAGTACCCGGTATCCCGGCAGGCCAAAATGACCTTCTACCGTTGTCTTCAGGAGTCCTTAACGAATAGTGTGCGTCACGGTAATGCGACGAGGGTTGACGCCGTGCTTCAATTCGAATTGCAGCAGACCCGGCTTGAAATTCTGGATAACGGCAGTGGTAGCGTGCAAATCCAGGAAGGTTTCGGTTTAAGCGCCATGAAGGAAAGGGCCTATCGCCTTCAAGGCCAAGTATCGGTATATTCGACTCCTGAGGCAGGAACCGTTGTGACCTGCAGCTTGCCTAGAATTTCCGAACCTGCAGATGAAGTCATCCGGCTTTTATTGGTGGATAATGAACCTTTTATCAGGGAGAGTCTCGGCATCATCCTGGAATCGGAGAAGGATCTTGAGGTGGTAGGATGTGCTGAACATGGGGAACATGCCTTGGACTTGTGTGAGAAGCTTAACCCCCAACTGGTGCTCATGGATCTGGAGATGCCCGTGCTGGATGGCATTACAGCGACGAAGTTGATCAAACAACGTTGGCCGTTAGTGAAGGTGATCATATTCACCACATTTGAGCAGAGGGGAAAAGCTGCGGAGGTTATGCGAAGCGGAGCGGACGGTTATTTGCTGAAGTCGATGAAGCCGCGTGAGCTTGCCGAGAACATACGAATCGTGTATCGTGGCGGAACTTTAATGAATCCGGCGATCTCGGCTAAGCTTTTCGATGGTGAAGTGGGTGTTTTCATGAAGGAAGAGGATGGCACTGCATCCGTCATGGAAGTCGATCCAGGGTCGTCTCCACTGCTGAAGTCTTATGATCTGACACCAAGGGAGATTGAGGTTCTGAAGTATCTCTCCCAAGGATTGCGGTACAAAGCGATTGCGATGAAGTTGTATCTCTCAGACGGGACTGTACGGAATTATGCTTCAACCTTGTATGCCAAGCTGGGCGTCCGCAACCGGGACGAAGCGATAGAAGTTGCAAACCAGGCCGGGCTCCTATGA
- a CDS encoding sensor domain-containing protein: MKKWLREYLLNFCFLMLTFGTGVFYFCYYLVGLVFGFSMSFTLIGIPVLTFVMRTSRTFMNYDRIQAKFYTDITIEPVMKRTSSGSYWSQAKVELSDIRNWKAVSVLMLKFIVGIASLFSAVIFFIVPILWILAPCISSFADINVGLIRIDTLPKSLLMMGVGLLFAYAGSWAAKGAARWTGRYTQWMFSVWR; this comes from the coding sequence ATGAAGAAATGGCTGAGGGAGTACCTGCTAAACTTTTGTTTTTTGATGCTGACTTTTGGAACTGGAGTGTTTTACTTTTGCTACTATCTTGTAGGCCTTGTATTTGGCTTCAGCATGAGTTTCACCCTGATCGGGATACCGGTTCTCACCTTTGTAATGCGAACGTCACGGACCTTCATGAATTACGATCGGATTCAGGCGAAGTTTTATACGGACATAACGATCGAACCTGTTATGAAGAGAACATCATCCGGCTCCTACTGGAGTCAGGCTAAAGTGGAGCTGTCGGACATCCGAAATTGGAAAGCCGTATCGGTACTCATGCTGAAGTTTATCGTTGGCATCGCTAGTTTGTTCAGTGCCGTTATCTTCTTTATCGTTCCCATTCTATGGATATTGGCCCCATGTATCAGTTCCTTTGCGGATATCAACGTAGGACTTATTCGCATCGATACCTTGCCCAAGTCCCTGCTTATGATGGGAGTCGGCCTTCTGTTTGCTTATGCAGGGTCATGGGCGGCTAAGGGAGCGGCGAGATGGACAGGCCGGTACACGCAGTGGATGTTTTCGGTTTGGAGGTAG
- a CDS encoding MBL fold metallo-hydrolase, with the protein MENNQYNVVIDDAWFTVSQLDETTFAISEYGHWEKVHSFLLIGSERAALIDTGLGIDNMRRMTDQLTDLPIMVLTTHVHADHIGSHGQYGEIYVHEAEEDWLVSGIKKLSIEQIRKDISRDITRPVPSSFDPATYTPYQGQPAGILRDTDVIELGGRSLVIYHTPGHSPGHIAVFDINRGYLFTGDLLYDETPVYAFYPTTSPEDLVNSLERIANIDGVKRIYGSHNTLGLDPALLSVVKEAVQELREKDLVRFGTGIHRFNGFSVQF; encoded by the coding sequence ATGGAGAATAATCAATACAACGTCGTTATCGATGATGCATGGTTTACCGTATCGCAGCTGGATGAGACCACATTTGCGATCAGCGAATACGGACATTGGGAGAAGGTGCATTCGTTTCTGTTGATAGGAAGCGAGCGAGCTGCATTGATCGATACGGGACTTGGCATCGACAACATGAGGCGGATGACGGATCAGCTGACGGATTTACCTATTATGGTGCTAACCACGCATGTTCACGCAGATCATATCGGCAGTCATGGGCAGTACGGGGAGATTTATGTACATGAGGCAGAGGAGGACTGGCTCGTTAGCGGGATTAAGAAGCTTTCCATTGAACAAATCCGCAAGGACATATCACGCGATATCACGAGACCTGTACCGTCTTCCTTCGATCCGGCAACCTATACCCCTTATCAGGGCCAGCCGGCCGGTATTCTCCGGGATACAGACGTCATCGAGCTGGGCGGGCGGAGCTTGGTCATTTACCACACACCGGGCCATTCTCCCGGACATATTGCGGTATTTGATATAAACCGAGGTTATTTGTTCACAGGGGATTTGTTGTATGATGAAACGCCGGTATATGCTTTTTATCCAACGACAAGTCCGGAGGATCTCGTAAACTCGCTGGAGCGGATCGCGAATATCGATGGTGTAAAGCGAATCTACGGTTCTCACAATACGCTTGGGCTGGATCCGGCATTGCTGTCCGTGGTGAAAGAGGCAGTTCAAGAGCTGCGGGAAAAAGACCTTGTCCGATTTGGAACGGGCATTCACCGGTTCAACGGATTTTCGGTTCAATTTTAA
- a CDS encoding winged helix-turn-helix domain-containing protein, which translates to MTGVYRIKSHEQLKAIADPLRTKILMNLVKDAYTGQQLAEILDITRNNIYFHLKELEKHGIIHVVRKEEKNGIVQKYYRAVASRFIPEDHLLPSLDLVETSRQVFMETLDVTRTKIESAPASSFTLDSASEQHRKNIAGTYRFHATKESFHAFVDEFKQLMNKHFTMEMAETGSVPLSAEEKNYYMSLIAFQDDQEDITIR; encoded by the coding sequence ATGACAGGTGTCTATAGAATTAAATCCCATGAGCAGCTCAAAGCGATTGCCGATCCCCTGCGTACCAAAATACTGATGAATCTCGTGAAGGATGCCTACACTGGACAGCAGCTAGCCGAGATACTGGACATTACGCGGAACAATATTTACTTTCATCTGAAAGAGCTGGAGAAGCACGGCATCATTCATGTGGTCCGGAAGGAAGAGAAGAACGGTATCGTGCAGAAATACTATCGCGCCGTCGCAAGCCGCTTCATACCGGAAGATCATTTGCTGCCAAGCCTGGATTTGGTAGAAACGTCCAGACAGGTGTTTATGGAGACACTCGATGTTACTCGAACGAAAATTGAGAGCGCACCGGCTTCTTCTTTTACCTTGGACAGCGCGAGCGAACAACATCGAAAAAACATTGCAGGAACCTACCGCTTTCACGCAACGAAGGAGAGCTTCCATGCCTTTGTGGACGAGTTCAAGCAGCTCATGAATAAACACTTTACGATGGAGATGGCCGAAACAGGCAGTGTGCCTTTGTCCGCAGAAGAGAAGAATTACTATATGTCGTTGATCGCATTTCAAGATGATCAGGAGGATATAACCATTCGATAA